Proteins from a genomic interval of Salinarchaeum sp. Harcht-Bsk1:
- a CDS encoding tRNA(Ile)(2)-agmatinylcytidine synthase, with protein MPVVGLDDTDSRERGMCTTYVAVRIGERLAAAGFDVQRHLLVRCNPAVEHKTRGNAALALHVRGAEETPDSAARQRCFDVARETISELAATADTDANPGLIVADTSPEAVPDEVAAFAETAVQGHHAIEDAVALADRFEYRHAGWGDGRGRIGALAAVGAWRANEDWTYERIAYRESARWGSEREVDRESVFEAAASGRTDVWDTVDRGTNTAVCVPRTPCPVLFGIRGDDPAAVEAVAKSIDSEPIDRAVTFVTNQGTDAHLQNDPDGTLEDDRAYRVPATVTSSPETREGGHVFVSVRTSRNGSPTPDEGIELPCVAFEPTKRFREHVRNLRPGDELTVCGEVSDGTLKLEKFAVRDLVETETATPVCPDCERTMESAGANQGYRCRDCGTDAPGPVERPIDRDLDLGWYEVPPVARRHVAKPLIRGGFDAPTHPEH; from the coding sequence ATGCCAGTCGTCGGCCTCGACGACACGGACTCGCGGGAACGCGGGATGTGCACGACGTACGTCGCCGTCCGGATCGGCGAGCGACTCGCAGCGGCGGGCTTCGACGTCCAGCGCCATCTTCTGGTTCGGTGTAACCCCGCGGTCGAGCACAAGACTCGGGGAAACGCTGCCCTCGCGCTGCACGTCCGGGGCGCCGAGGAAACTCCGGATTCGGCTGCCCGACAGCGCTGTTTCGACGTCGCGAGGGAGACGATTTCCGAACTCGCCGCGACGGCAGATACCGACGCCAATCCCGGACTGATCGTCGCAGACACTTCCCCGGAGGCCGTACCAGACGAGGTCGCCGCGTTCGCAGAGACCGCCGTCCAGGGCCACCACGCGATCGAGGACGCCGTCGCTCTCGCCGATCGGTTCGAGTATCGCCACGCGGGCTGGGGCGATGGTCGTGGACGAATCGGTGCCCTCGCTGCCGTCGGCGCCTGGCGTGCGAACGAGGACTGGACCTACGAACGAATCGCGTACCGGGAATCCGCTCGCTGGGGGTCCGAACGCGAGGTGGACCGGGAATCGGTCTTCGAGGCCGCGGCGAGCGGCCGTACCGACGTCTGGGACACGGTCGATCGGGGCACGAACACGGCCGTTTGCGTCCCCCGAACGCCCTGTCCCGTGCTGTTTGGAATTCGGGGCGACGATCCGGCCGCCGTCGAGGCCGTCGCCAAATCCATCGACAGTGAACCGATCGATCGAGCGGTCACGTTCGTCACGAACCAGGGAACCGACGCACACTTGCAGAACGATCCAGACGGAACGCTCGAAGACGATCGGGCCTATCGCGTGCCTGCAACCGTGACGTCGTCGCCAGAGACTCGTGAGGGCGGCCACGTGTTCGTGAGCGTCCGAACCAGTAGGAACGGATCGCCGACACCCGACGAGGGCATCGAACTGCCCTGCGTCGCGTTCGAACCGACCAAGCGATTCCGGGAGCACGTCCGCAACCTGCGGCCCGGTGACGAACTCACGGTCTGTGGCGAGGTGAGCGACGGAACGCTCAAACTGGAGAAGTTCGCGGTTCGCGACCTCGTCGAGACGGAGACGGCGACGCCCGTCTGTCCCGACTGCGAGCGGACGATGGAGAGCGCCGGTGCGAACCAGGGCTATCGGTGCCGAGACTGTGGCACGGATGCACCCGGCCCGGTCGAGCGACCGATCGACCGCGACCTGGACCTGGGCTGGTACGAGGTGCCGCCGGTTGCCCGACGGCACGTGGCCAAACCGCTGATTCGCGGTGGGTTCGACGCTCCCACGCATCCCGAGCACTGA
- a CDS encoding cytochrome C oxidase subunit IV family protein, translated as MTSVRFYAGIYVLLVALVSMKIVFFETLSYDVALALTMLSAVAEALVIAGYYQHLRFEPRSLSYLMTMGVAGVLLVTFAAAFSIL; from the coding sequence ATGACGAGCGTCCGCTTCTATGCCGGGATCTACGTCCTGCTGGTCGCACTCGTGTCGATGAAGATCGTCTTCTTCGAGACGCTTTCCTACGACGTGGCGCTCGCGCTGACGATGCTATCGGCCGTCGCCGAGGCACTCGTGATCGCGGGCTACTACCAGCACCTCAGGTTCGAGCCTCGATCCCTGTCCTACCTCATGACGATGGGCGTGGCAGGCGTCCTCCTCGTGACGTTCGCTGCCGCGTTCTCGATCCTCTGA
- a CDS encoding helix-turn-helix transcriptional regulator, with amino-acid sequence MDQSSFEEAVDPDEAFAVLSDDNRIAILRALWELDEYSASFSDLHDSVDVADSGQFNYHLGKLTDQFVRKTEDGYKLTAAGIRVVGAILGGAYTMAGSMDPVELDEPCPSCDGRWQFRYEDEFARMECESCSMAIQYPVPPGTFVGVAHAEMPARTERYLRTLLEQLRNDVCPYCEGETESRIVVVEEPSDGIEELQSIPLVRYDCTRCAGELTTDVGTPLLADPTIVSFFHDRGVDVRERSLWQFAAFDDEDTSIEASDPYRVTVTFEADGEELVVTVDESMNVLDVEGPGRSTEGAE; translated from the coding sequence ATGGACCAGTCGTCGTTCGAGGAGGCCGTCGATCCCGACGAAGCCTTCGCCGTGCTCTCCGACGACAACCGCATCGCGATCCTCCGAGCGCTCTGGGAACTCGACGAGTACAGCGCGTCCTTCTCCGACCTCCACGACTCCGTCGACGTCGCGGACTCTGGCCAGTTCAACTACCACCTCGGCAAGCTCACCGACCAGTTCGTCCGGAAGACCGAGGACGGCTACAAGCTGACAGCCGCTGGTATCCGCGTCGTCGGCGCGATCCTCGGTGGCGCCTACACGATGGCTGGCTCGATGGATCCCGTCGAACTCGACGAACCCTGTCCGAGCTGTGACGGTCGCTGGCAGTTCCGCTACGAGGACGAGTTCGCCCGCATGGAGTGTGAGTCCTGTTCGATGGCCATCCAGTATCCCGTACCGCCAGGGACCTTCGTCGGCGTCGCGCATGCGGAGATGCCCGCCCGAACCGAGCGCTATCTTCGAACGCTCCTCGAACAGCTTCGCAACGACGTCTGCCCGTACTGCGAGGGAGAAACCGAATCGCGGATCGTCGTCGTCGAAGAACCATCAGATGGCATTGAGGAGCTACAGTCAATTCCCCTCGTGCGCTACGACTGTACGCGGTGTGCGGGCGAACTGACGACCGACGTCGGTACGCCGCTGCTGGCGGATCCCACGATCGTCTCGTTTTTCCACGACAGAGGCGTCGACGTCCGCGAACGGTCGCTCTGGCAGTTCGCCGCGTTCGACGACGAGGACACGTCGATCGAGGCTTCGGATCCGTATCGCGTGACGGTCACCTTCGAGGCCGATGGAGAGGAACTCGTGGTCACGGTCGACGAATCGATGAACGTGCTCGACGTCGAGGGCCCCGGGCGGTCGACGGAAGGCGCGGAGTGA
- a CDS encoding transcriptional regulator translates to MSRSALVGNVIAMLEDAGFAVSDRCAIRPRSFDLAARRGEELLLVKVLRNVDAFDAATGEEMRRIGSWLDATSLVIGLRTRDEPLKPEVVYLRHGVPVLSPDTALDLFVEGVPPLIYAAPGGLYVSIDSDVLADEREERGWSLGRLANELGVSRRTVSKYEDGMDASIEVAAQLEELFGGGLTSAVDVMGGAEQIRDAEPTPDAPDADPDDQPMVAVMHRTGYRVHPTIRAPFKAVNEDDDGETEIILTGHSEFTQSAEKRARIMASVGEVAETQSVYFVDSTKRESVGATALIEREEAEDIEDADRLRDLIRERSDAEAA, encoded by the coding sequence ATGTCACGGTCCGCACTGGTCGGAAACGTGATCGCGATGCTCGAGGACGCGGGCTTCGCGGTGAGCGACCGGTGTGCGATTCGGCCGCGGAGCTTCGATCTCGCGGCCCGCCGGGGAGAGGAACTGCTGCTCGTGAAGGTGCTCCGGAACGTCGATGCTTTCGACGCCGCGACCGGCGAAGAGATGCGCCGGATCGGCTCGTGGCTCGACGCGACCTCGCTCGTCATCGGCCTCCGAACGCGCGACGAGCCGCTCAAACCCGAGGTCGTCTACCTTCGCCACGGCGTCCCGGTACTCTCGCCCGACACCGCTCTCGACCTGTTCGTCGAGGGCGTGCCGCCGCTGATCTACGCCGCACCCGGTGGTCTCTACGTTAGCATCGACAGCGACGTGCTGGCCGACGAGCGCGAAGAGCGCGGCTGGTCGCTCGGTCGCCTCGCGAACGAACTCGGCGTCTCCCGACGCACGGTGTCCAAGTACGAGGACGGAATGGACGCGTCCATCGAGGTCGCGGCCCAGCTCGAGGAGCTCTTCGGCGGCGGGCTCACCAGCGCCGTCGACGTCATGGGCGGTGCCGAGCAGATCCGCGACGCCGAGCCCACGCCAGACGCCCCCGATGCAGATCCCGACGACCAGCCGATGGTCGCCGTCATGCACCGCACGGGGTACCGCGTCCACCCGACGATTCGCGCACCGTTCAAGGCCGTGAACGAGGACGACGACGGTGAGACCGAAATCATCCTCACTGGCCACTCCGAGTTCACGCAATCCGCAGAGAAGCGCGCCCGTATTATGGCCTCCGTCGGCGAGGTCGCGGAGACGCAGTCGGTCTACTTCGTCGACTCGACGAAGCGCGAGTCCGTCGGCGCGACCGCGCTCATCGAGCGCGAGGAAGCCGAGGACATCGAGGACGCCGACCGGCTTCGGGACCTGATTCGCGAGCGGTCGGACGCGGAGGCGGCCTGA
- a CDS encoding aldo/keto reductase, with protein sequence MTTPTTTLRGGDELPMVGLGTWNIEGEDLRNSLRAGLDAGYTHVDTAEGYRNEATIGEVLAEESVDREDLFLTSKVLPKNLGYESVIQSCKESLEKLGTDYLDLYLIHWPNPAISVRETLSAMAHLKREGLVRNVGVSNFDTYQLSAALHVSPVDISVNQIEFHPWLQRPDLVDFCREHDVAVEAAAPLGRTELFADEVLQELADDYGRSVPQIALRWAVERGVTVLPKSTSPEHVRANLDLFEWSIDEADLERIDALDRGEAVYDDRVRGWEGDVYGISE encoded by the coding sequence ATGACGACGCCAACGACGACGCTACGAGGCGGCGACGAGTTACCGATGGTCGGGCTCGGCACCTGGAACATCGAGGGCGAGGACCTCCGGAACTCGCTTCGAGCGGGCCTCGACGCGGGGTACACCCACGTCGACACCGCGGAAGGGTACCGCAACGAAGCCACGATCGGGGAGGTGCTCGCGGAGGAATCCGTCGACCGGGAGGACCTCTTTCTGACTTCGAAGGTGCTCCCGAAGAATCTCGGCTACGAGTCCGTGATCCAGTCTTGCAAGGAGAGCCTCGAGAAGCTCGGAACCGACTACCTCGACCTCTACCTGATCCACTGGCCGAACCCCGCGATTTCCGTCCGCGAGACCCTCTCGGCGATGGCGCACCTGAAACGGGAAGGACTCGTGCGCAACGTCGGCGTCTCGAACTTCGACACCTACCAGCTCTCCGCGGCGCTGCACGTCTCCCCGGTGGACATCTCGGTCAACCAGATCGAGTTCCATCCGTGGCTGCAGCGACCGGACCTCGTCGATTTCTGTCGTGAACACGACGTGGCCGTCGAGGCTGCCGCGCCGCTGGGTCGAACTGAGCTGTTCGCGGACGAGGTCCTCCAGGAACTCGCGGACGACTACGGCCGATCCGTCCCACAGATCGCGCTCAGGTGGGCCGTCGAGCGCGGCGTTACGGTGCTCCCGAAGTCGACCAGTCCCGAGCACGTCCGGGCGAACCTCGACCTCTTCGAGTGGTCGATCGACGAGGCGGATCTCGAACGGATCGACGCGCTCGATCGCGGCGAGGCAGTCTACGACGACCGGGTGCGGGGCTGGGAGGGCGACGTCTACGGGATCTCGGAATAA
- a CDS encoding GNAT family N-acetyltransferase produces MRIREAAAGDGDVIGSVHERSVRQLAADAYDDAVVEAWVTLPDDDSGDTDDQADDVDDEGEDTDETDGADDAADESDTHADDSVGVQPDDGRLFVAEVPADDGAGARMIAGFGDVRFEPPEYLDEPADGGIRAVYVDPDHAGEGVGSALLRRLEVEARDEGLDSLGFLASVNARGFYERHGYEAISERRFDFGDGVEGPAVEMRRELDANRE; encoded by the coding sequence ATGCGGATTCGCGAAGCAGCGGCAGGCGACGGGGACGTCATCGGGTCGGTGCACGAGCGATCGGTTCGTCAGCTCGCTGCCGACGCCTACGACGATGCCGTCGTCGAGGCCTGGGTCACCCTGCCGGACGACGATTCCGGAGATACTGACGATCAAGCCGACGATGTTGACGACGAAGGCGAAGATACCGACGAAACTGACGGTGCTGACGACGCAGCCGACGAAAGTGACACCCACGCCGACGATTCGGTCGGCGTGCAGCCCGACGATGGGCGGTTATTCGTGGCGGAAGTGCCAGCGGACGACGGAGCAGGCGCGCGGATGATCGCCGGTTTCGGGGACGTTCGATTCGAACCGCCGGAGTATCTGGACGAACCGGCCGATGGCGGGATCCGGGCAGTGTACGTCGATCCAGACCACGCGGGCGAGGGCGTGGGATCGGCCCTCCTGCGGCGGCTCGAAGTCGAGGCCCGTGACGAGGGGCTGGACTCGCTGGGGTTCCTCGCCTCGGTCAACGCCCGCGGATTCTACGAACGACACGGCTACGAGGCCATCAGTGAGCGACGCTTCGACTTCGGCGACGGCGTCGAGGGCCCAGCAGTGGAGATGCGCCGCGAACTCGACGCGAACCGTGAGTGA
- a CDS encoding inositol monophosphatase: MTSDPAERLAVAREAATAGGERALQDFRGDVAVETKSGPTDYVTEADRAAQRTVVETIRDSFPDDPIVGEEDETPNSVPESGPAWVIDPIDGTANYVRGMHCWTTAVAAVEDGEPVAAVIAAPALGDLYAAGEDGATRNGDRISVASRSDPQEAAVCPTLWWSRDRREEFGAVADAVVRSFGDCRRIGSAQYELALVADGALDATIANVFASPWDTIAGAHVVRQAGGRVTDVEGERWRHDARGIVASSGEIHDEALEATQAGDGARQ, from the coding sequence GTGACATCCGATCCCGCCGAGCGCCTCGCCGTCGCTCGCGAGGCTGCGACTGCCGGTGGCGAGCGTGCGCTACAGGACTTTCGGGGAGACGTCGCCGTCGAGACGAAGTCGGGGCCGACCGACTACGTGACCGAGGCCGACAGGGCCGCACAGCGAACGGTCGTCGAGACGATCCGCGACTCCTTCCCCGACGATCCGATCGTGGGCGAGGAAGACGAGACGCCGAACAGCGTCCCCGAGTCCGGACCTGCCTGGGTGATCGACCCCATCGACGGCACGGCAAACTACGTCCGGGGAATGCACTGCTGGACGACGGCGGTTGCCGCAGTCGAGGACGGCGAACCCGTCGCGGCCGTCATTGCAGCCCCCGCACTGGGTGACCTCTATGCCGCTGGTGAAGACGGCGCGACGCGGAACGGTGATCGGATCTCGGTCGCCAGCCGGTCGGACCCACAGGAGGCTGCAGTCTGCCCGACGCTCTGGTGGTCGCGCGACCGCCGCGAGGAGTTCGGGGCGGTCGCAGACGCGGTCGTCCGGTCCTTCGGCGACTGCCGTCGAATCGGCTCCGCGCAGTACGAACTCGCGCTCGTGGCGGACGGGGCGCTCGACGCGACGATCGCGAACGTCTTCGCGTCGCCGTGGGACACGATCGCCGGTGCGCACGTCGTTCGACAGGCCGGGGGACGGGTAACCGACGTCGAGGGGGAGCGGTGGCGCCACGACGCACGAGGAATCGTGGCTTCGAGTGGGGAGATCCACGACGAGGCACTCGAAGCGACGCAAGCTGGCGATGGAGCACGGCAGTGA
- a CDS encoding succinylglutamate desuccinylase/aspartoacylase family protein, which yields MTSLGSATAAPGELDTGRLVVGETRDGSEFGLPVAVINGAEDGDTLYLQAASDGDELNGVGVLQRVVPRIDPAELRGTILIVGIVNYHAFQVAEHRNPIDDTKMNRTYPGDAEGTSSERIAAATFDVASSADLVLDLHQGSTSRMIDEVRVRCGTRHRLHDQCLELAKAFGCGYVLDQKGPDGQLAREGPDAGVPTVDPELGGCVGWDEQSIQAGVDGVFNVLRYYDFLEGSVQPAQQTRANSFEQYGAPCGGLVSMAVDLGDHVSQGDTLFTITDVFGQTKETVTANEDGICWRTRRLPQVATGEYVCSIGTEVDTY from the coding sequence ATGACGTCCCTCGGGTCGGCGACGGCCGCCCCCGGAGAGCTGGATACCGGGCGCCTCGTCGTCGGTGAGACGCGTGACGGTAGCGAGTTCGGCCTCCCGGTGGCAGTGATCAACGGTGCCGAGGACGGGGACACGCTCTACCTGCAGGCGGCCAGTGACGGCGACGAACTCAACGGCGTCGGCGTCCTCCAGCGCGTCGTCCCGCGGATCGATCCGGCGGAGCTACGGGGAACGATCCTGATCGTCGGAATCGTCAACTACCACGCCTTCCAGGTCGCCGAACACCGGAACCCCATCGACGACACGAAGATGAACCGGACGTATCCGGGCGACGCAGAAGGCACCTCCAGCGAGCGCATCGCGGCCGCCACCTTCGACGTCGCCAGTTCGGCCGACCTCGTCCTCGACCTCCACCAGGGCTCGACGAGTCGGATGATCGACGAGGTCCGGGTCAGGTGTGGTACTCGCCACCGGCTCCACGACCAGTGTCTGGAACTCGCCAAGGCCTTTGGCTGTGGTTACGTGCTCGATCAGAAAGGCCCGGACGGACAACTCGCACGAGAAGGGCCTGACGCCGGGGTTCCGACGGTCGATCCCGAACTCGGCGGCTGCGTCGGCTGGGACGAGCAGTCGATCCAGGCCGGCGTCGACGGCGTCTTCAACGTCCTGCGATACTACGACTTCCTCGAGGGATCCGTCCAGCCAGCACAGCAAACGCGTGCGAACAGCTTCGAGCAGTACGGAGCCCCATGCGGCGGCCTCGTCTCGATGGCGGTCGACCTCGGCGATCACGTCTCACAGGGCGACACCCTGTTCACGATCACCGACGTGTTCGGACAGACGAAAGAGACCGTGACCGCGAACGAGGACGGGATCTGCTGGCGAACCCGTCGGCTCCCGCAGGTCGCGACCGGCGAGTACGTCTGCTCCATCGGAACGGAGGTCGACACGTACTGA
- a CDS encoding NAD-dependent epimerase/dehydratase family protein: MRPTPATGRHVVLGTGQVGQHVAAQLVDADADVQVVNRSGAAPDAIADEVSVQAADLSVPDQAREACADAAVVYFCVQPPYHRWPELFPPLVRATLDAADAADATFVMADDLYMYGPVEGPIHEDLPYAAAGSKGEVRAEMAETVLDAHESGRVRATIGRASDFYGPGVTGSIVGDRVFPNVLDGSTVWFPGDPDVPHSYTYIEDFARALVTLGASDAALGEAWHVPSDEPITTREFVEVAGEIVGTEPTVRELPGWILRLAGLAIRPLAELEETRYQITEPFEVSHEKFAAKFDVEPTAYREGIERTLDWYESEY; this comes from the coding sequence GTGAGACCGACGCCAGCGACCGGCCGCCACGTCGTGCTGGGCACCGGGCAGGTCGGGCAGCACGTCGCGGCGCAACTCGTCGACGCAGACGCCGACGTCCAGGTCGTCAACCGGTCCGGCGCCGCACCGGATGCGATCGCGGACGAGGTCTCGGTGCAGGCTGCTGATCTCTCCGTCCCCGACCAGGCTCGCGAGGCCTGTGCAGACGCCGCGGTGGTCTACTTCTGCGTGCAGCCACCCTATCACAGATGGCCAGAGCTGTTTCCGCCACTCGTGCGCGCAACACTCGACGCCGCGGACGCTGCGGATGCGACGTTCGTCATGGCTGACGATCTCTACATGTACGGTCCCGTCGAGGGACCGATCCACGAGGACCTGCCCTACGCTGCAGCGGGCTCGAAGGGCGAGGTCCGTGCCGAGATGGCCGAAACCGTCCTCGACGCCCACGAGAGCGGCCGCGTCCGCGCCACGATCGGGCGTGCGAGCGACTTCTACGGCCCAGGAGTCACCGGATCGATCGTCGGCGATCGGGTGTTCCCGAACGTACTCGATGGATCGACGGTCTGGTTCCCCGGCGATCCCGACGTTCCACACAGCTACACGTACATCGAGGACTTCGCGAGGGCCCTCGTGACGCTCGGTGCCAGCGACGCTGCGCTCGGCGAGGCCTGGCACGTTCCGAGCGACGAACCGATCACGACCCGTGAGTTCGTCGAGGTCGCCGGCGAGATTGTGGGAACCGAGCCGACCGTACGCGAACTGCCCGGCTGGATACTGCGCCTTGCCGGCCTCGCGATTCGGCCACTCGCCGAACTCGAGGAGACTCGGTATCAGATCACAGAACCGTTCGAGGTCTCCCACGAGAAGTTCGCCGCGAAGTTCGACGTCGAACCGACGGCATACCGCGAAGGGATCGAGCGCACGCTGGACTGGTACGAGTCGGAGTACTGA
- a CDS encoding MFS transporter, protein MASDTAEAAGPIDAFRSFFALERDVLVLSLAMFAFSLGFQMTSRFLPEYLVALGASGFVVGLFGTVGNVISAVYPYPGGALSDRIGSRYSLTLFGLLSTFGFAVWLIAPGLEPITIDGVAIEPWLWIFVGLLLAQAWKSFGLGATFAVVKQATDPERLAAGFASTETFRRTAFLIGPVLAAVLIGLDDTFTVSFQYVLAVAVAFGAIGTIAQHVLYDASEDTIGDSFEGIQQIREDLANMPAPLRPLLVGDTLVRFANGMVYVFFVLVVTDFLAVGVDAISIGGATLNVDLSPAAFFGYLLGVEMLVALLVMAPAAKLAECVGLKPVVATGFAVYAIFPIVLIFAPANPEALVAVFAFSGLRFAGLPSHKALIVGPAQADAGGRVTGAYYLLRNTIVIPSAAIGGALWDFVSPEVAFTVAAVIGLLGTGYFLVFGEEFEAYE, encoded by the coding sequence ATGGCCTCCGACACGGCCGAGGCAGCAGGACCGATCGACGCTTTCCGATCGTTCTTCGCACTCGAACGGGACGTCCTCGTGCTCTCGCTGGCGATGTTCGCCTTCAGCCTCGGCTTCCAGATGACCAGCCGGTTCCTCCCCGAGTATCTGGTTGCGCTCGGAGCGAGCGGCTTCGTGGTCGGCCTCTTCGGCACCGTCGGGAACGTCATCTCCGCCGTCTATCCCTATCCAGGCGGCGCACTCTCGGATCGGATCGGTTCCCGCTACTCGCTGACGCTCTTCGGCTTGCTCTCGACGTTCGGGTTCGCCGTCTGGCTGATCGCACCGGGACTCGAACCGATCACCATCGACGGCGTCGCGATCGAACCGTGGCTCTGGATCTTCGTGGGGCTGCTCCTCGCACAGGCCTGGAAGTCGTTCGGACTCGGGGCGACGTTCGCTGTCGTCAAGCAGGCTACCGATCCAGAGCGACTCGCCGCCGGGTTCGCGAGTACCGAGACTTTCCGGCGGACGGCGTTTCTGATCGGGCCCGTGTTGGCGGCGGTGCTCATCGGACTCGACGACACCTTCACCGTCAGTTTCCAGTACGTCCTCGCTGTCGCCGTCGCCTTCGGCGCGATCGGTACGATCGCCCAGCACGTCCTCTACGATGCGAGCGAGGACACGATAGGCGACTCCTTCGAGGGGATCCAGCAAATCCGCGAGGATCTCGCGAACATGCCGGCGCCCCTCCGCCCGCTCCTCGTCGGCGATACGCTGGTTCGCTTCGCCAACGGGATGGTGTACGTCTTCTTCGTGCTCGTCGTCACGGACTTCCTCGCCGTCGGCGTCGACGCCATCTCGATCGGCGGCGCGACGCTGAACGTCGACCTCTCCCCCGCGGCCTTCTTCGGTTACCTGCTCGGCGTCGAGATGCTGGTCGCGCTGCTCGTGATGGCACCGGCGGCGAAACTCGCAGAATGCGTCGGCTTGAAACCCGTCGTGGCGACCGGGTTCGCCGTCTACGCAATCTTCCCGATCGTCCTGATCTTCGCCCCAGCGAACCCGGAGGCGCTCGTCGCGGTCTTTGCCTTCTCGGGGCTCCGGTTCGCCGGACTTCCCTCACACAAGGCACTGATCGTCGGGCCCGCTCAGGCAGACGCTGGCGGACGAGTGACCGGCGCCTACTACCTCCTCAGGAACACCATCGTGATTCCGAGCGCCGCCATCGGCGGCGCGCTCTGGGACTTCGTGAGCCCGGAGGTCGCGTTCACGGTCGCCGCGGTGATCGGCCTGCTCGGCACCGGGTACTTCCTCGTCTTCGGCGAGGAGTTCGAAGCCTACGAGTGA
- a CDS encoding glutathione S-transferase N-terminal domain-containing protein has product MADSGLVLYELEGCPFCAKVTTKLDELGLDYESRQVPRSHGQRTEVQEISGQTGVPVLVDPEHGVEGMPESDDIVAYLEKTYGEAA; this is encoded by the coding sequence ATGGCAGACTCAGGACTCGTCCTCTACGAACTGGAGGGCTGCCCGTTTTGTGCGAAAGTCACGACCAAACTCGACGAACTCGGGCTGGACTACGAGTCGCGACAGGTGCCTCGATCGCACGGCCAGCGAACGGAGGTCCAGGAGATCAGTGGTCAGACGGGCGTCCCGGTGCTCGTCGACCCCGAGCACGGCGTCGAGGGAATGCCCGAGAGCGACGACATCGTAGCCTATCTGGAGAAGACCTACGGCGAGGCGGCCTGA
- a CDS encoding threonine synthase, which yields MAVDDPTPTDLQCSACGATYEAGPDEPWRCSCGSPLDFAENPVPQGSPPPFSRLDTRRGLWAFFEFLPVTQQVTLGEGFTPLVGAPEWNAQFKLEYVFPTGSFKDRGATTTLSRAAELGVDTIVEDSSGNAGASIATYAARANVDAEIYVPGELPQSKLMAIQRAGARPVRIDGSREDVSEACIEAVEDGDAWYASHAWNPAFLAGTMTFALEVAAQRDWSIPDAVVLPTGNGTLSLGAYRGFKALEDAGMIDDVPRIMVAQASGYAPIVDALDGVEPDPITEEPDDVPDVPTTSGGLGVSIGDDGDDDRLPDNELADGIQIRDPPRKDQIVAAVQETDGAAIEIGENQLEIALDRLHRSGFYVEPTCAVGPAALRAFRDEGILADDADVVVALTGSGLKTL from the coding sequence ATGGCGGTCGACGACCCGACCCCCACTGATCTCCAGTGTTCAGCGTGTGGGGCGACGTACGAGGCCGGCCCGGACGAGCCATGGCGGTGTTCGTGTGGCTCCCCGCTCGATTTCGCGGAGAACCCGGTTCCACAGGGTTCGCCGCCGCCGTTTTCCCGGCTCGACACCCGCCGTGGCCTCTGGGCCTTCTTCGAGTTCCTCCCGGTCACGCAGCAGGTGACGCTCGGCGAAGGGTTCACGCCGCTCGTCGGCGCGCCCGAGTGGAACGCGCAGTTCAAACTCGAGTACGTCTTCCCCACGGGGAGCTTCAAAGACCGGGGCGCGACGACGACGCTCTCCCGGGCGGCGGAACTCGGCGTCGACACGATCGTCGAGGACTCCTCCGGCAACGCCGGCGCCTCGATCGCGACCTACGCTGCCCGAGCAAACGTCGACGCCGAGATATACGTTCCCGGCGAACTCCCGCAGTCGAAGCTCATGGCGATTCAGCGTGCCGGAGCTCGGCCCGTTCGGATCGACGGCTCGCGGGAAGACGTGAGCGAGGCCTGCATCGAGGCAGTCGAAGACGGCGACGCGTGGTACGCGAGCCACGCGTGGAACCCGGCATTCCTCGCGGGAACGATGACGTTCGCGCTGGAGGTCGCTGCCCAGCGCGACTGGTCGATCCCCGACGCCGTCGTGCTACCGACCGGGAACGGCACGCTCTCGCTCGGGGCGTACCGCGGTTTCAAAGCGCTCGAGGACGCCGGGATGATCGACGACGTCCCGCGAATCATGGTTGCACAGGCTAGCGGCTACGCACCGATCGTCGACGCTCTCGACGGCGTCGAACCCGATCCAATCACCGAGGAACCGGACGACGTCCCCGACGTTCCGACGACGAGCGGTGGACTCGGCGTCTCCATCGGCGACGACGGTGACGACGACCGGCTCCCGGACAACGAGTTGGCCGACGGCATCCAGATCCGCGACCCACCCCGCAAGGACCAGATCGTCGCGGCCGTCCAGGAAACAGACGGCGCCGCGATCGAAATCGGCGAAAACCAGCTCGAGATCGCACTCGATCGATTACACCGGTCCGGTTTCTACGTCGAACCGACGTGCGCCGTCGGACCCGCTGCGCTCCGTGCGTTCAGAGACGAAGGCATCCTCGCCGACGACGCCGACGTCGTCGTGGCGCTCACTGGCAGCGGTCTCAAGACGCTCTGA